A DNA window from Paenibacillus andongensis contains the following coding sequences:
- a CDS encoding ABC transporter permease, with product MTGSKSSFNMVRKKMKRHWQLYLVVLLPLLYLVIFKYIPMAGVVIAFKDYNVIKGIWGSPWVGMKYFEQFFESPNFWLYMKNTLGISMYGLLVGFPAPIILALALNEIRNGFFKKSVQMVTYAPYFISTVIMVSILIVTLSPNVGIISKFLHMLGVENTNFMGIPSLFKSIYVWSDVWQYTGYGAIIYIAALSGVNPELYESAKVDGASRPQKIINIDIPSLIPVSVILLILNLGNIMKLGFEKIYLMQNPLNVSTSEVISTYVYKVGLLSSSFSFSAAIGFFNSVINLILLVGVNYIAKKLSNSSLW from the coding sequence ATGACCGGCAGCAAGTCATCTTTTAACATGGTTAGAAAAAAGATGAAGCGTCACTGGCAATTATATTTGGTCGTATTGCTGCCGCTGCTTTACTTGGTTATTTTTAAGTACATTCCGATGGCCGGTGTCGTCATTGCTTTCAAAGACTATAACGTCATCAAAGGCATTTGGGGAAGCCCCTGGGTCGGTATGAAATATTTTGAACAATTTTTCGAGTCGCCGAATTTTTGGTTGTATATGAAGAACACGCTCGGCATCAGTATGTACGGCTTGCTTGTTGGTTTTCCAGCCCCGATCATACTGGCGCTTGCTTTGAATGAAATACGTAATGGATTTTTCAAAAAGAGTGTACAGATGGTCACTTATGCGCCTTACTTTATTTCAACGGTTATCATGGTGTCCATTCTTATCGTAACTTTGTCGCCGAATGTCGGAATCATCAGCAAGTTCCTGCACATGCTCGGCGTGGAAAACACGAACTTCATGGGCATTCCCAGCTTGTTCAAATCGATCTATGTCTGGTCAGATGTTTGGCAGTATACGGGTTACGGTGCGATCATTTATATAGCGGCTCTATCAGGCGTTAACCCTGAACTGTATGAATCGGCTAAAGTGGATGGCGCGTCTAGACCGCAGAAGATCATTAATATCGATATCCCAAGTCTTATCCCGGTTTCTGTGATCCTGCTTATTTTGAATTTAGGTAACATTATGAAGCTTGGCTTCGAAAAGATATATTTGATGCAAAATCCACTCAATGTCAGCACGTCGGAAGTCATTTCGACCTATGTGTACAAGGTGGGTCTGCTAAGCTCCAGCTTCAGCTTCTCAGCAGCAATTGGCTTCTTTAATTCAGTCATCAATCTAATTCTTCTCGTAGGTGTCAATTATATAGCCAAGAAGCTGTCCAATTCGAGCTTATGGTAA